A genomic region of Pelodiscus sinensis isolate JC-2024 chromosome 17, ASM4963464v1, whole genome shotgun sequence contains the following coding sequences:
- the SPRY4 gene encoding protein sprouty homolog 4: MEPRIPHNITVVPNSVMVQPLLDSRIPYGRLQHPLTILPIDQMKTTHIENDYTDNPSLAQMAAQKRPRGHHEPALMNQHLQRCEQDVTHPWISFSGRPSSISSSSSTSSDQRLLDHMAPPPVVDQSSPRAVQIQPKAINCKPMDLKGPMSQEPDKHFLLCEACGKCKCKECALPRSLPSCWVCNQECLCSAQNLVNYSTCMCLVKGIFYHCTNEDDEGSCADHPCSCSHSNCCARWSFMSALSLVLPCLLCYLPATGCVKLSQRCYDQVSRPGCRCKNTNSVICKVALDGKVSRPEKPF; encoded by the coding sequence ATGGAACCCCGGATTCCCCACAACATAACTGTGGTCCCAAACTCTGTCATGGTGCAGCCGTTACTGGACAGTCGGATCCCCTATGGGAGGCTGCAGCATCCACTCACCATCCTGCCTATTGACCAAATGAAGACGACTCACATTGAGAATGACTACACCGAcaatcccagcctggcccagatgGCTGCCCAGAAGCGCCCCCGAGGCCACCACGAACCTGCGTTGATGAACCAGCATCTGCAGAGATGTGAGCAAGATGTCACCCACCCCTGGATCTCTTTCAGTGGGCGGCCCAGctccatcagcagcagcagcagcacgtcTTCTGACCAAAGGCTCTTGGATCACATGGCGCCACCCCCTGTGGTGGATCAGTCCTCCCCAAGAGCAGTTCAGATACAGCCCAAGGCGATTAACTGCAAACCCATGGATCTGAAGGGACCCATGTCTCAGGAGCCTGACAAGCACTTTTTATTGTGTGAAGCCTGTGGGAAATGCAAGTGCAAGGAGTGTGCCCTGCCAAGGAGTTTGCCTTCTTGCTGGGTCTGCAACCAGGAGTGCCTCTGCTCCGCACAGAACCTGGTCAACTACTCCACCTGCATGTGTCTGGTGAAGGGCATCTTCTACCACTGCACTAACGAGGATGATGAGGGCTCCTGTGCGGaccacccctgctcctgctcccattcaAACTGCTGTGCCCGCTGGTCTTTCATGAGTGCCCTCTCTCTGGTCCTGCCTTGCTTGCTGTGCTACCTGCCAGCCACCGGTTGTGTGAAACTATCTCAGAGATGCTATGACCAAGTGAGTCGGCCCGGATGTAGATGTAAAAACACAAACAGTGTCATTTGCAAGGTGGCACTGGATGGCAAAGTGAGCAGGCCAGAAAAGCCTTTCTGA